In Pyrus communis chromosome 11, drPyrComm1.1, whole genome shotgun sequence, the sequence ATCTCATGGTATTGTTGCATCTCATGGTATTGTTACATCTCATTGTATCAAGCATACTATCACCTGATCCTCTTGTATGTATACAAGTTTAACTTACTGTATATTTTAAATGGAACAGGGATTTCGATATGTGGCGTCTGGTCCCATGGTAAGGTCGTCATACAAAGCTGGTGAATACTACATCAAATCTATGATAGAATCAGACCGGGCTAAATCTTCGCATGTTTCTGCCTCGTGATAAGTGGTTTGTGTTCCATGAAATTCCGGTCTGTGTTCTTCTCCCTCAGGCTCAGTCTGTGAATTGTACAAGTGATGATTATAGAGGGCCCAAGCTTACCCGGTCTTGTTTCGATATCAATTCCAGTTGTATTCTCAATTCATTGTAATTGTCAGTTGTGAATCAGCTTATTAATACTTAATAACAAGAATAATTGCTTATTCTTCCATAGAAAATCATGAATTGTGCTTCGTTTTTTGTTTCGGATTCTAGTTTTGGCACTTAACATGCGAAATGTCGGATGCAGATTGCAAGCAACGGCCGTACGATGATGTATCTTATAGAACTTAATACAATGTGATGATGAAGGAATGGACAGTGTAGTTAATATATTCTTTGCTTACAAGTCCCACCTGTTCGTTGGTACCAGTACTTAGTACTGGTCCTATTCTGTTACTAAATTCTGTTTTGTCTGGGGCCTTTGATGCCCGAAGTTTTCAATTTGTAGGTCACAAGCTCACATGCATCTCCTATGGGGACCATATTGAATATTGACGGTGGTGGAGTATGGGGCATCTTTCGGCCTTGTTTCTTAACTTTTGTCCGTACGAAAACCATCAATATCAATATCCTGATGCATTTCACGCCAGAGTATTATTGTAGTGggacttcaatttttttatttatttatttgttggaCAAAGGCTTTTTTCATTGATAACGCAACAGATTATATGAGAGAAGGTCCAAAtacaagaaacacacaaacaaaaagatGGACCGCCATAGTAACCCACAGCCCAAACCATAGTTTTGAGGCTTGAACAGGAAAAACACCAAAGTAAACCCTAGCAGCTTCCTACCTTCGCTGTCAACCCGCTTACCAAATGAACAGCCCCTGCAACCATCGGAAAGCAACAAAACGATAGTCCAAAAGCTGGATGAAAACAGAGTAGCAACAGGACCCCAAAACAGAGCCCCAAACTCCTCCACAACACACCACAGCAATAGCTACCACAAATCGAAGGAAGCAAACCCACTAGCAACAGTGCCAACAAAGGCAAACCAAAGGAAGGAGGTGGTGCTACTCACCTTCCAGGAGAAGCGCGGAAAATCGCGTTGAAAAAAAGTGGGAGCCAAGCCGGACTGTGAAGTCTGAGAAGGATGAAGCCAATCCGGATTGGGGAACGAGGGGGAAAAGAGGAGAAAAAGGTGGaagaaaaataaagggaaaaggtggaaagaaggagaagaggTGGAAAAGGTGGAAGGAAGACGAAAGGAAACAGAAGGAAAAGGTGGAAGAAAGGAATAAAAGGGAGAAATTGGAAAAGGGACTGAAGGCAGAGACAGTAGATGCAGAGGGGTTTGAGTGGCAAACAAGCCACTGGACGGGGGTAAAAGGAAGATGAAGGAGGATGAAAAGCATcaggagaagaaaaaagaagaaaaggaaaagagaagaacAGAgcagagaagaggaaaagagaagaaaacagaagaagaaaaggaaaagtggCAACCGACTCCAGCCGAAGCCGGAGACGGCGCCTGAGAAGGTGGACAAGCTGAAGACCCTCACCAAAGGGGGGAAGAAAACTCTCATAGAGGAGAGAAGGTCTCTCACGGAAGGAGAGAAGGTCCTgttctccaatttttttttttttttggtaaaaaagaGTTTATGGGGAGATTGGTTACTCTCACCACCAGCGTTAAGAGTTAGGGCATACTCAAAGCATTGAGACACAAGGACTTACGCACGGCACCTACATGCCAACTGCTACCGGTATAGATTTACGTAAAAATTTACAGATTGTGCACTAACTCGAACTGCTAGTAGCAAAAACTCGAACTTTGATGAGATAGCACACAAGGCAAGAccttaggtcatctccaaccgaagggtccagagggcaaGAGGGttgaaaatagcccgaaaatcgtctccaaccaagggctaggCTAGAGAGCTGTGGAATATGAGAGGGCTGACCAGAAAATATAGCATTCTTGTCGTTTATAATCGACaggattgcttaaaaaaaaaatttgggccaatttttttttttaaattcttaaaatttctaattttttttttccctataaaggcctaaaccattcattaaatttaagttctaatttttttggttttttgggctagttatcgttgtagtttttaaatttaagttgttggatttgaatttaagttgttgtagtttttaaatttaaataataaattatgtttggccctatggccctttggtcctcggttggagacggaggcaaatatgctcctgtactattcattaaaatattaatatgttgGAGAATCTttgagggccagagggctaaaacgagccctctggccagcttggagatggtcttaacaACTGAGCCAACCCTGTTTGCTTACCCCAAATTTTAaaggaggcagattctctgccctcccacttcccgtgccctcctgttttgtgtggtcacgattaagccacgtcaacattttatattattttatttatagagataataagacaaagaggaatagtaatataaaatgttgacgtggcttaaccgttaCCACACAAACAGGAAGGCACGAAAGGGCATGAGAAGTGGGAGGGCAAAGAATTTGCCTCCAATTTTAAACTTGCTCTAGAAACCATATAATCACTGAGCGTGTTGGGTTCCTGTCCTTGTCCGCCCTCCCACTTCCGGTGCCCTCCTATTTTGTATGGTTACTGTTAAGCCACGtaacattttatatattttttttatagagataataaaacaaaaaacaatagtaatataaaatgttgacgtgacttaattaTGAACATACAAATATAAGATCACAGAAGGACACGAGAAGTTGAAGGGGAGAGAATTTGCCTCCAATTTTAAACTTGCTCTAGAAACCATATAATCACTGAGCGTGTTGGGTTCCTTTGCCTGCAGTACTTTTGTTGTGTTCACTCATATTTACAAGTTTAACCTAGTACCTCTGCAGCTCTCTCCTCTCACTGTCACCCAATTCCTTTCATTCAGATTTCAGTCTCCAATTTATGACCGTTAAATTTGAAATCTTTAATTACCACCTTGGCTCCCTAGCAGTCGCTACCGCTAAAGCGCTCTGAAAAGCGATAATCTCTGCTTTCACAAACCAAATCCCCATCAAAATCACAAATGGGTTGTTGTCTCGGCACCGCCAAGACCCCAAAACCTCCCCCTCACCACCACCCAAAtggccccaacaaccaccacgtCCACGCCAGATCTTCCCTCGCCGAACCTGACCCGACCCGTATCCCGAAAACCCAACTCAGAGCCGCAACACTGCCACTGCCGGTTGTTGAAATCGAAGAAGAGTCGGTGAAAGAGGTTCTCTCCGAAACCCCCATTTCAAAACCCCAAATGCCCAAAATAACCCCAGAGAAGGACACTCGTTCGCCTCCGAAACTCCAGTCTGAGCAGCCGCCAAAAGAGCtcgccgtcgccgtcgccgtATCAGCCGAGCCTTCTCAGGCTTCGGAGCCCTGTGGGTTCAGCGTCAGCGAAAGCTACTCGTACTCGACGGCGACCACAGCCACCACCATTACGGAAGCCAGAGACGACGAGGCAACGAGTAAGCGGAAGAAGGATGTAGGTCCCAGAGTGAAAGGCGCTTCTTCAACCGCGGCGCGTAGCAAGCGCCCTTACTCCGGCGACCTCGCAGCCCGGAAGGAAAGAGCAGCCAGACCTCTGGCGAGGGCATCGGACACTTCGATTGCGAAGAGAAATCGCACCGAAACGAGTTCGTTTCGCGGGCGGGAGTCAGGTCAGCTGCGGACTACGCAGCAGCGCAGCGTTGGCCCCACCGGAGTGAGGCGGGATACGGTGTCGTCCAGGTCGAGTTCACCGGCTACCCGGACGGCCGGTGGAGTGGGTCGAGGGGGCAGGGGAAGAAGCCCATCGGCGTCGAAGTTGACTGGATCAGCCGGTGGTAGTTCTTCACAGCTGGGAGTGGGAGTTGAGAAACAGAGCAAAACTAGAAAGGAGGATGAACCAAACAGCGCCGTCGTGGAGCAGGGGAATGAGGAGGAACCAAACGGCGGCGTTTCACAGCAGGGGAATGAGCCCTCCATCGACAACCCTCTGGTTTCGTTAGAGTGCTTCATCTTTGTCTAAAGTTGATTCTTTACTGGTTGCATTTTGTCAAAAgtgcttttcttgtttttgaaaGTACTGTGGAATTAAGCACTTTCCTTGCAAATGTTGGCAAAACATGTGTTGCTTTCTTAAACAATGGCAAATTGGGTTTTGCTTTCCGAAACAATGTAAATTCTCTGGAAAATGGTATAAAGATCGAGTCTTTTATCTAAATGTTGTTCAAGTTGCTCTAGCATCTTAATTTTGTGGGAATTAGTTTTGAGCACCCTTCATTTGGAGAGGATCTTGTGTACGACAGATGCCGCATTCAGTCTCTCTCTCAATCGGATGAGACCATGGGTAGGAACGGAAGAAAAGGAAATACGAAAGTCTCTCTTTCTATGTGTGGCCGGGCAGCACATGCTCCGGCGGACCTACCTTAGAATTTACAAACTACAAACAATGACAAGTtgctgttctttcttcccattgTTGTTATAATTTCCTTATTTggcttgtttttttttgtgtggttgtttCTCAAATGTTGAGATTTGCAAAATTGTGTAGGGATAGGTTTGTCCTGGAATCTTGGTATCTTCGCTTGGAATGGGATGGGTTGGGAAGCCTTTTGGTGGATACAAGCTTCCAGCATCCCACTGTTTCTAGGAAATTTCCTGTCCTTCCTCGGTTTTTCTTCATTACGTGACCACATTAAGTGAAATTTCCCATCGTTAGAGTGGTACATTGCTCCATCGGAGGGGTCATTACTCTCTCGGAGTGGAGTGTTCTACTCCGAGCACAACACTACCACTTGAAGCCTAAACGTTACCACTTTTCACACTATGTACTGCACTTGGTGCATTCACACAATGAAGGAAAATGGGTCATCGCTTTCAGGAGTagtgttgttttgagttttgagtagAACTCCTACTGAAAATTTTGTATTCGAATCATGTGATCAGCATCGTTCATATTATGATTActctgtaaagatcatctctacaaaaaatgaattaaaactaaggtcgtttagtcaagtTATcatagcaaatacatagacggttcgTAATGCTTTTACTAATTCCGTTCATCTGTTTTTATACAATTCGATGACCAAaagaccttagttttaattgactATTTGCATACGTGAtctttatagagtgatttataaAATGAACAATTTTGATCATAAACATGAAGTTTTATAAATCGGGaacgaaatttttttataggaaCTCCAACTCATCATTCGAGTAGCCAAATACTATTCTTTACTTATTAGATGATTATTTGATATTTAGATgtaaaaactaagaaaatccATTTGAGATGACAAGCGATGCAATTTAGCTGAAGACAGGAACCAAACTCATAAGCACGGTTTGTGTTGATGGAGAGGCCAAGCGATGCGCTCTGGCAGGCACGGTGCAGGAGCAGGATGTGCAATGAAGGTAGGCATATCTTCTCCAGGCATCATCACAGACACTTCTCTGGCATAATTTCTCATCTGcacaaatttaaaacaaaacatattatCAACCCGAGCAAATATGTTTTAGGTCAGAATTCGATTCCCTCCAATGTAACTAAAATAAACCGTTGGACACAGTGAAATAAAGAAGTCAGAAGGAAGGAATCCAAATGAATCAGTAAAATCAAAGAGGGTCCTGATTAAGGAAGATACTTTTCTGGCGTGGTTGGTGGCTTTTAACTTTAAAGATTCAAATGCAGCATGCTGTTCataatttaatgaaaattattataaaacaagcatttttaatttttgttatgcCCTTTTCAAGTCGGTTAAGGAAaagtaaatttataaaaatattccTTTAATTATATACGTTCCAAAATACTAACCCTCTCCACAAATCAAGGCTtcctaaacataaaaaatatccAAACTTCCCTCAACTTTCTAAAACGCTCAATGTCACGCGGACACGTGGTAAACGGGAAGCGATTAAGATATAGCTTAAGTCAAGATTATAATTGCAGAATGCAGATTAACAAAAGGGTTAAACATGCCTGTTGTTTTCGAGATCACAGAAGGCATAAACATAGGTCATTGTAGCATGTGATTAAGTTTGCCATTCCCATGCTTAATTCGGGGTAAATGGTAATAGCTTAAGGTAAAAAACAAGTTCTTGTTGCTAATTGATGAATCCTAGTATATATCTGCCAATTTACCTAACTAGCTAGCTATTGCCTACGATTTCGAGTATTTAAATTCAAGTGATGTGAATTAGGGCTAAAACTTAGGTGCAACATGGTGCATACTTTATGTGCCTATTTCTCTTTGAGTGTCATGTGAGGAGAGATATAAGTGCAACAGTGTACTCTATCTTTCTTCTCAGGTGATGGATTAGCGTCAAAGAGACAAGGCTGAAGGATTAAGCCAAGTGGACAAAGCATTACAAACCTTAATTATGAAAAATGGATATTAATCATTAATTAAGTAGAGCATAAAACCACCCCAAGTGACCTAATGTTTGGAGACGAATTTTAGGCACGGATTTCACACGGCATGTCCTCAGTTTGATTCCTAGGAGCATGTGAATCACACAATGGTGGCCATaaggaggctgaaatgcctcagTGAGTCTTTTCGACCCCCAAAAGAGTGGATTGCAATGACGAAATCACTAGTCCCTTTTTAGAAAAAAGGAGAAGTAGAGCATAATAATGCAGATCCTATGAAATCTGAAGTGTTATGCAGCCCACCATTGAAATTGGAAGCTCCAAATAACACCCTGTCATCTTTGCTGGTTGTTTCAAATCACTAAACTAAACCACCAACTCCTCAATTAGCTTAAGCGCCTAAATGCTAATAATGCACACAAATGAACAAAAGGAAATGCTAAAAAGAACGGAAGTAAATTTCCACGCTCCCTTTTCTCTCGTGCactctttcatttcatttcGAACTCTTGGACTGAACAAATTAAAAGAGAATTACGAGAGAATGATTTCGTATGGAGAAAACTTAAATGTGAAATCactatcaaaagaaaaaacagtggGCTTTTCCAATTTTGGAACAATCTCGTCAAATTTCACACCTATAAGTGCACCCCATAAAGAAGTAAGTGAAAAAAGAAAGCCAGACAAACTTTTGATCAAACTACTCTAATTCACAAGAAGAGTGATTTGTAGTTTGGCTGTAAAGAAGCTGGGAACACGGCCCTGTTCAACTGTGCTAACCCACGTCTGTGCAGTAATAACAACTAAAGGGGaagaaaagaagataaaaaagctTACTTTGTGAGAGTTGTGGCGATCAAGCTTGGAATCATTGTTGGTAATCTGTGCCTGAAGATCCAAATGAGTAGTAGCAGCAGTCCGAGCTGAAGTGGTCAGCTGTGATGATCTGGgcctgaaaaatctctcaaaaatAGCCATGACGAGAAACATTGAGATGAGGATAGCAGTTGCTACAAAACCTAAAGAAACTGCATTCACTGAGTTGTTGAAGTTCCTCCATTGCTCCTCTTCCATCTCTG encodes:
- the LOC137709202 gene encoding uncharacterized protein, which encodes MGCCLGTAKTPKPPPHHHPNGPNNHHVHARSSLAEPDPTRIPKTQLRAATLPLPVVEIEEESVKEVLSETPISKPQMPKITPEKDTRSPPKLQSEQPPKELAVAVAVSAEPSQASEPCGFSVSESYSYSTATTATTITEARDDEATSKRKKDVGPRVKGASSTAARSKRPYSGDLAARKERAARPLARASDTSIAKRNRTETSSFRGRESGQLRTTQQRSVGPTGVRRDTVSSRSSSPATRTAGGVGRGGRGRSPSASKLTGSAGGSSSQLGVGVEKQSKTRKEDEPNSAVVEQGNEEEPNGGVSQQGNEPSIDNPLVSLECFIFV
- the LOC137709203 gene encoding uncharacterized protein; this translates as MGGENRWQGIALPPVNTEMEEEQWRNFNNSVNAVSLGFVATAILISMFLVMAIFERFFRPRSSQLTTSARTAATTHLDLQAQITNNDSKLDRHNSHKVSFFIFFSSPLVVITAQTWVSTVEQGRVPSFFTAKLQITLLHAAFESLKLKATNHARKMRNYAREVSVMMPGEDMPTFIAHPAPAPCLPERIAWPLHQHKPCL